Genomic segment of Kibdelosporangium phytohabitans:
CCACTTCGCCCAGCGGCGGTCGGGGATCAGGTCACGCATCCGGTGCCGCAGCGTCTCGATCAGTTCGGCGCGCAACGCGTCGATGTCCGCGCGGAAGTCCGCTTCCCGCGCGGCCTGGTGGAAAAGCAGGCGGAACTCGGCGGTCTCCTTCGCCGCCCACCGCACGAGCGCGCCCACTGTGGACTCGGTCAGCTCGTCACCCGTCGCTGCCGCAAGCCTTTCGCCCGCGCGCTCGCACGCCGCGCGGTAGAGGTCCGCTTTGGACTCGAAGTGCCGGTACAGGATCATCCGGCTCACCCCGGCCGCCGCGGCGACGTCCTCCAGCCCGGTTGAGGCGTATCCCTTGTCCGCGAACACTTTCGTCGCCTGCGCCAGCAGCTGTTCGCGCCGTTGCCGCCTGGGCAGCTTCACTGTTACGCCTCCGGGTATACGGCTCGTGTATACGTATGTGCAACATCAGCGGCCACGAAAAAGGCGGACCCGGTGCGGGTCCGCCTTCTCGTGCCCAGCGGGTCGCTCAGACTGCGGCGGCCTCGTCGGCGAGCAGGTTACGGGTACGAGCCGGGTCCACCGGGATACCGGGGCCCATCGTCGTGGTGAAGGTGACCTTCTTGAGGTACTTGCCCTTGGCCGACGACGGCTTCGCGCGCAGGATCTCGTCCAGCGCGGCTGCGTAGTTCTCGACCAGCTTGTCGTCGTCGAACGACGCCTTGCCGATCACCAGGTGCAGGTTGGCCTGCTTGTCGACGCGGAAGTTGATCTTTCCGCCCTTGATGTCGGCGACGGCCTTGGCCACCGCGGGGGTGACCGTGCCGGTCTTCGGGTTCGGCATCAGGCCACGCGGGCCGAGGATCCTGGCGATCCGGCCGACCTTGGCCATCTGGTCCGGGGTGGCGATCGCGGCGTCGAAGTCGAGCCAGCCACCCTGGATGCGCTCGATCAGGTCCTCGGCGCCAACGGCGTCCGCACCGGCGGCTTCGGCCTCAGCGGCCTTGTCGCCCGTCGCGAACACGATGACGCGTGCGGTCTTACCGGTTCCGTGCGGCAGGTTCACGGTGCCGCGGACCATCTGGTCTGCCTTGCGGGGGTCGACACCCAGGCGGATCGCGACCTCGACGGTCGCGTCCATCTTCACCTTGGAGGTCTCCTTGGCGAGCTTGGCGGCCTCGAGCGGCGAGTACAGCCGCTCCTTGTCCACCAGCTCGGCGGCCTGACGATAGGCCTTGCTGCGCTTTGCCATGCTGTTTCCCTAACTAACAGTTGTGGTGACGGGCCGCGCTCGGCCCTCCCACGGGTTCTTGCAGAAAGTTCTCATTCGACCTTGATGCCCATGGATCACGCCGCGCCGGCGATTTCCTTGACGGGCACTGTGCTGCCTGGTCGACGTCGCTCTTACTCGACCGTGATGCCCATCGAACGGGCGGTGCCCGCGATGATCTTGGCTGCCTGGTCGATGTCGTTGGCGTTGAGGTCGGCCTGCTTCTGCTGGGCGATCTCCTTCACCTGGTCCCAGGTCACCTTGGCGACCTTGACGCGGTGCGGCTCGCCGCTGCCCTTGTCGACACCGGCGGCCTTCAGCAGCAGCTTCGCGGCCGGCGGGGTCTTGAGCTTGAAGTCGAACGAGCGGTCTTCGTACACGGAGATCTCGACCGGCACCACGGTGCCACGCTGCGACTCGGTCGCGGCGTTGTAGGCCTTGCAGAACTCCATGATGTTGACGCCGTGCTGACCCAGCGCGGGGCCGACCGGCGGGGCCGGGTTGGCCTGACCCGCCGTGATCTGCAGCTTGATGATCGCTGCAAGCTTCTTCTTCTTGGGTGGCATTCTCGTATTCCTGTTTCCTGCGTGGGTCCGCGCGACGAACCTGCCGTGCCGCCGCGCGGCCGCCGGCCTTCACACAGTGAGGCCGGTCAGATCTTGGAGACCTGGCTGAACGACAGCTCGACCGGGGTCTCCCGACCGAAGATCGACACCAGGACCTTGAGCTTCTGCGCGTCCGCGTTGACCTCGTTGATGGTCGCGGGGAGCGTGGCGAACGGGCCGTCCATGACTGTAACCGATTCGCCGACCTCGAAGTCGACCTCGACGGTCGGCTTCGTCGCCGTCGCGGTGGGCTTGCCTGCCGCCGGCTTGGTCTGCTCGACCTGCGGCAGCAGGAACTTCGCCACCTCGTCGATGGTCAGCGGGGACGGCTTGGACGTCGCACCGACGAAGCCGGTGACGCCGGGGGTGTTGCGGACCGCACTCCACGACGGGTCGTTGAGGTCCATCCTGACCAGGATGTAGCCGGGCAGCACCTTGCGCTGCACCTGCTTGCGCTGGCCGTTCTTGATCTCGGTGACCTCTTCGGTCGGCACCTCGACCTGGAAGATGTAGTCCTCCATGTCGAGGGTCTGGATGCGGGTCTCGAGGTTGGTCTTGACCTTGTTCTCGTACCCGGCGTAGGAGTGGATCACGTACCAGTCGCCCGGCGCGCGGCGCAGCGCCTCGCGCAGCTCGGCGACGGGGTCCTCTTCGGCCTCGGCCTCCGCTGCGACGGTCTCGTCCTCGGCGGCATCCTGCTCGCCGGCGGCGTCGACGTCGACGTCATCGACGTCCTCGTCGGTCTCCGCCTGGGCGAGGGTCTCCTCGTCCTGGATGGCGACGACCTCGTCGTCGGCCGGACTGGTCAGCCCCTGGCCGCCAGCGGCGCCGTTCTCGGAGGTCACTGTGATCTCGCTTCCTATCTCTACGCTCGCGTGCGGCCCGCTTATCCGAAGATCGACTGCACGCCCTTGCCGATGCCGAGGTCGAGCCCGGCGATGATGGCCACCATCACGGCGAGGAAGACCAGGACGACCGCGGTGTAGGTGATCATCTGCTTGCGCGTCGGCCAGATGACCTTGCGCAGCTCGGCGACAACCTCTTTGAGGAACCGGAAGAGCCGGGCGAACACGCCCGCGCGCTTCTCCTTGCCGTCCCGCGACGGGGTGGCGCGGCCCTTCTTGCCCTCGGTCAGCGCCTCGCCGTCGGCCGGCTTCGACTTGGGCTTGGCCTTGGCGGCCGGAGCTGCGTCCTTGCGCGCGGCAGGACGCGCCGACGCGCGGCGTTCGCGCCGCGCAGCGGCGGTGACCGGACGGGACTGAGGCTTCTTGTCCTCTTCCCGATCCTTGCCCGGCTCCTCGCTCACGCCAGTTCCTCCGCTCGCCAGCCTTGACCTTCGTTGCAGGGGCGACAGGACTTGAACCTGCAACCTGCGGTTTTGGAGACCGCTGCTCTGCCAATTGAGCTACGCCCCTGTGCATCCCGTTCCCCCGAGCGGCTCGTGGAGCCACCCCGTGGACGAGATCCACTGTCCCCACTCTGTCAGAGCCGACCGCGTGGGGCAAAGTGACTTTCGTTCCGAGTTCGAAAGTGTACGGCAAGGCCTGGAGGCCCTTGAAATCGCGGGTCACCTTCGCGTCGGGCACGTCGGCCGGTCTGCGACGATGCGGTCATGTCAGCAGGTGAAGAACAGCAGGTCAGGCCCCGGGTGTCGGTCCGGATCGGCGGCATCAGCGAGTCGGCGACCCTGGCGGTCGACGCCAAGGCGAAGGCGCTCAAGGCAGCGGGACGCCCGGTGATCGGCTTCGGCGCGGGCGAGCCCGACTTCCCCACCCCCGACGCGATCGTCCAGGCGGCCGTGCAGGCGGCAGGCGATCCGCGCAACCACCGGTACACCCCCGCGGCCGGGCTGCCGGAACTGCGCGCGGCGATCGCGGCGAAGACCAAACGCGACAGCGGCTACGAGATCGACGCGAGCCAGGTCATCGTGACCAACGGCGGCAAGCACGCGGTCTACCAGACCTGTGCGACCCTGCTCGACCCCGGCGACGAGGTGATCCTGCCCGCGCCGTACTGGACCACGTACCCCGAGTCGATCACCCTGGCCGGCGGCGTGCCGGTGCCCGTGGTGACCGACGAGACCCAGGGCTACCTGGTCACGGTCGAGCAGCTGGAAGCGGCCCGCACGCCGCGCACCAAGGCGCTGATGTTCGTCTCGCCGTCCAACCCGACCGGCGCGGTGTACCCGCGTGAGCAGGTCGAGGCGATCGGCCGGTGGGCAGTCGAGCACGGCATCTGGGTGATCGCGGACGAGATCTACGAGCACCTGGTCTACGACGGCGCCAAGGCCGAGTCCATGCCGGTCGTGGTGCCGGAGCTGGCGGACACGTGCGTGATCGTCAACGGCGTCGCCAAGACGTACGCGATGACCGGCTGGCGCGTCGGCTGGATGATCGCCCCCAAGGACGTCACGAAGGCCGCGGCGAACCTCCAGTCCCACTTGTCGTCGAACGTGGCGAACGTGTCCCAGCGGGCCGCTCTGGCGGCCGTGTCGGGCCCGCTGGACGCCGTGCGGGAGATGCACACGGCGTTCGACCGCCGTCGGCAGGCGATCGTGCGGATGCTCTCGCAGATCCCCGGCGTCGAGGTGCCGACGCCGAAGGGCGCGTTCTACGTGTACCCGTCGGTGAAAGGCTTGCTGGGCAAGGAAATCCGTGGCGTCCGGCCGCGGACGAGCACGGAACTGGCGGCGCTGATCCTCGAACACGCCGAGGTCGCGGTGGTGCCGGGTGAGGCGTTCGGGACGCCCGGCTACTTCAGGCTGTCGTACGCGCTCGGCGACGAGGACCTGGCCACGGGCATGACGAGGATGGCCAACCTGCTGCAAGAAGCCAGGTAAATGCTCGTGAGTGTTTCGTCCGGTTCTAACCGGACGAAACACTCACGAGAGTTTGAGGAGGGCTTGGGCTTTGCCGAGGACGGTCTTGCCGTCGAACTTGGCGGTGATGTCGACGCGGACAGTGCCGTCTTCGTTGACATCGCGGACCTTGCCGGACAGCTCGACGGTCGCGCCCTTGTCGTCGTTGGGGACCACGACGGGACGCGTGAACCGGACGCCGTACTGCAGGACCTTGCCGGGGTCGCCGACCCACTGGGTGATCACGCGACCGGCCAGCGCCATGGTGAGCATGCCGTGCGCGATGACGTCCGGCAGGCCGACTTCCTTGGCGAACGACTCGTTCCAGTGGATCGGGTTGAAGTCGAGCGAGGCACCCGCGTAGCGCACGAGGTCCTTGCGCGTGACGTGCACGGTCAACGACGGCAGCTCGTCACCCACGGCGGTCATACGGCAGCCTCTTCCGGCTTCACGGCATCCCGCACGACGAGCTGGGCGTACGAGATGACGACGATCTCGTCGTCGGCGTCGACGATGTCGGCCCGCATGTTGATGAAGTCGTTGCTCGCGCGATGCATGATGTCCTCGATGTGGACGATCACGCGCAGCTCGTCACCGGCGCGCACCTGGCGGTTGTAGACGAAGCTCTGGTCGCCGTGCACCATCCGGCTGTAGTCCAGCCCCAGCTCCGGGTCGTTGATCACGACGTTGATCGCGGCCAGGTTGATGATGGTGAGGAACGTCGGCGGGGTGACGACATCCGAATACCCGGCGGCCTGTGCGGCAGCCGGGTCGGAGTAGAGCGGGTTGTCGTCACCGATCGCCTCGGCGAACTCTCGGATCTTGGCCCGGCTGACCTGGTAGACCGGTGAGGCCGGGTAGCTGCGTCCGATGAAGGAGGGATCGAGAGCCATGAGGAGCTAGCTCAGCGAGTTTCCTTGTGCGCCTGGTGCGTCTTGCAGTTCGGGCAGAACTTCTTCAGCTCGATGCGGTCCGGGTCGTTGCGCCGGTTCTTCCGGGTGATGTAGTTGCGGTGCTTGCACACCTCGCACGCGAGCGTGATCTTCGGTCGCACGTCAGTGGCAGCCACAGCAGTACCTTTCTAAACCAAACGATGGTCCCCGCCCCACTCTTGGGGGTCCAGGGGGTGGAGCCCCCTGGGCGGGGTCTGGGGGTTGCACCCCCAGTGTAATGCGGAGCGATGAAGGCTCGCGTTCGCCGCGAGCACACCTCTCCCAATCGCGTAGCGGTGGGCGGACTTGAACCGCCGACACAACGATTATGAGCCGTTTGCTCTACCACCTGAGCTACACCGCCACATGGAACAAGCCGCAACGTCTGGGTGGACGTTACGGCTAGGCCCACAGAGCCCCAATACGGAATCGAACCGTAGACCTTCTCCTTACCATGGAGACGCTCTACCGACTGAGCTATTGGGGCGTGCTCTAGGAGCGAGGTGAACTCTACACACTCCTTCGAGCGGATTGAAACCGGGGGTCCCTTCTAGGACAGCAAAGTGAGCACGGTCTCGTCCATGCGGCCCGGGGTCTTGGTCGTCCTGGCCTGCAACCATGCCTCCAGCCTGCTCTCCGAGAGCGGGCGGGAGATCAGGTAGCCCTGGATGACGTCGCAGCCCATCGCGGACAGCTGGTCGCGGGCCACGTCCTCCTCGACGCCCTCGGCGACCACGGACAGGCCCAGCGAGTGGCCCAGTTCGACGATCGAGCGCACCACCGCGAGGTCCGAGAGATCCGTACCCATCCCGAACACGAAGCTCTTGTCGATCTTGACCTCGTCCACGGGCAGCTGCCGCAGGTACGCCAGCGAGCTGTAGCCGGTGCCGAAGTCGTCGACCGCGAGCACCACGCCCAACGCGTGCAGCCTGCGCAGCACCGGCAGCGCCTTCTGCGGGTCGGCCATCACGCCGGACTCGGTCAGCTCCAGCGTCAGCAGCTCCGGCGGGACGCCGTAGCGCGTCAGCAGGTCCGACACCTGCTCGGGGAAGTCCTGTTCGGCCAGGCTGCGCACGGAGATGTTGACCGCGGCCGAGATCCGCAGGCCCTTGTCGAGCCACTTGCGGACCTTGGTCAGCGCCTGCTCCATCACGAACCCGGTCAGCGCGCCGACCAGGCCGGCCGCCTCGATGGCCGGTACGAACTCGTCCGGGTGCAGGTCGCCGTACTCCGGGTGGGTCCAGCGCACCAGCGCTTCGACACCGAGCACGTTGCGGCTGGGCAGCGCGACCTTCGGCTGGTAGTGCACCTTGACCTGGCCGGTCTCCACGGCGTGCCGGAACTGGGTGACCAGCTGGAACCGGCGCAGGAAGATCTGGCCCATGCTCGGCATGTACGCGCGGACGGGCTCGCCGCCGGCTTTCGCGGCGCGTACCGCCACGTCGGCGTGCTGCAGGAGCGTGTCGACGTCGACGACCGTCTGCTCGTCCTCCATGGCGGCGGAGACGAAACCGACGACCGCGCCCGCGTCGAGCGTCAGGCGTTCCACGATGTACGGCGCGATCAGCATGTCCCGCAAGCGTTCCGCGAGGGCGTGCATCTCGTCGATCGGGCGCCCGTGCATCAGCGCGGCGAACGCCATGCCCTCCAGCCGGGCGATCATGCTCTCCGGGCCGAGGGTGTCGCGGATCCGGCGCGCGGCCGCGGAGACCATCCGGTCGCCCCACGCGTAGCCGAGCGCGTCGCTGACCGTGGACAACACGTCGAGGTCGATCCGGACGACCATGGCCTGCGGGTCCGACCGCAACGCCTCGGTCGCCGCCTGCCGGAATCCCGGCCGGTTGAGCAGGCCCGTCAACGGGTCGTGGTACGCGTCGTGCCGCAGCCGCGACAACAGCCTGCGGTTGTCCAACGCGGTCGCGAGGTGGCTGGCCATCGTGCCGATCAGGCGCATGTCGGCCGTACCGAAGCCACGCCAACGGCTTTGCCTGTCGTGCGCCTCGACGACGCCGAGCAGATGACTCGCGCTGCGCAACGGGACAACAAGCGCTTCTGTCGCGTCCCTGCGCAGCAATGACTGACGGATTTCCGGCATGGCGTCTATCCGGCGGAAGTGCCGTACGTGCGAGCCGGGCAGGCGCAGCAACGGATCGCCCTTGGATCCGGTGACGTCACCGGTGTTCAGTTCCTGCGGCAGGTCCGTCCCGGCGACCACGGTTCGCATCGGCGCCTGGGGATCGAACCTGATGTGCAGCACGACCCGGGTCGCCGACAGCTGGTCCTTGATGCGTTCGGCGATCGCGTGCCATTCGTCGTTGGCCACGCCCGCGGAGACGTCGTCGAGGCCGGTCGCGGGTTTCGCGGCGGCCTGCTGGCCCGAGCGCGCGACGATCAGACCGACCTGGGACAACGCCTCCAGGTCGCGTTGGTCGCGCAGCAGCCCGGAGTAGGCGACGTACAGCGCGCCGAAGCCGGAGAGGGCGAGCAGGATCAGTGGCCAGCCACCCTCCTCCTGCACGGTCACCACGTAGCCGACGACGCCGACCGCGGAGTTGACCATGCCGAGCACCAGGGTGCGGCCGACCAGCAGGATCCCGGCGGACAACCGGATCCGCCTGCCGAGCACGTACACCGTGACCAGGCCGAGCAGCGTGCTGGACACCGGAGCGGCGAACGCGCCGACGAACGGACCGGCCCAGTCGGGGCCGACACCGGCGAGGCTGAGCCGGAACGCTTGCAGCACAGCGAAAGCCGTGCTGATCTCGATCACGAGCACGCCCGCGTTGTAGAGGACGCGGTCGTGCACACCGCGGATGAGCAGCGTGCTCACGCCTGCGATGACGTGCGCGAGCAGCACGAGTTCGAAGGGCGCGACGAACAGCCCGATGGCGAGCGGGATCTCGGTGAACGAGATCGACCAGCTGACGCCGCTGCGGACGTCGACGTTGATGGCGAGCTGTTCGGCGATCAGGAAGCCGAGGACCAGCAGCAGACCGGTCCAGATGTGGTCGGTCGTGTAGTCCGTCGGCGGCATCCACCACGAGACGAGCAACGCCCCGAGCAGACCGATCAGGACGACGCTGATCGAGTAGAAACGGAAACGACGGACAAGCGGGGTCTCATCTACCGGCTCCACGACATCCGGTCGCTCCGCCATGCCGCCTCCTCGTCCGACCGGGGTACGGGCATTTCGGGTACGTCGCGGCATCACCACAGCGTCACCACAGCTTTGGCAGTCGGGTCACTGTACCCCGATCAGGCGAAATAGCCACCCATTCCGACGGCGCAGAGTTCCCGCCGACCTCGCGAACCGGTGACAACCAGGCCCGTTCGGAACCCGGCGCCGCGATGACGTAGATCACTTTCCAACCCCTTGGACGGCAGGCGAATGTTCCACGCCTGAACCGGCTGGTAGCGATGAATCCGCGGCGGAACGGTGCCGCGGCGCAGACTTTATCCGGCATCGGATCGAGTTGAGACCAATCTGTTATCGCGGCCACAGCCAAGTACGCCCGTCTGGGGTAAACGGAGTGAACATGTGTCACCGGGGCGTCACGCGCGGTGTTCACCGGTCTACGAGAACAGTGCCGCCGCCCGCCTGCTCCACTCGTCGGCCCGGACGACGTTCATGAGGTCGGCGAACCTGATCACTTCCCGCAGCACGACGGGTTCGGCGGACGGCCACAGCTCCTCGGCCAACGGGCCGATGCGAACAGACCTCCGCCGCACTGATCCCGAGTCCCGTGCGATCTCCTGGTCGTCGAAGCCGTCCAGCCACCATGAAAACACCTCGCGCCGCCGGGTGGGCAGGTCGGCGAGCAGGCATCGCACCCGGGCCGCTGACTCCCGGGACAGGACAGGGTCTTCGTCGTAGTGGTGCGCCGCGTCCGTATCGGTCAGTTCGACCGGGCCTGCTCCGGCCGCGCGTGCGGCGTCGACCGCGTGCCAGTAGGCCGTGCGCCGGGCCCAGGTGAGCGGGCGGTCGATCGCGTCCCGGCTCCATGTAAGACCGTGTGAGTCACGTTCGGGCGTCATTCAGGTCTGCCGAGCACAACGACCACGGCGAGCGCTGCGACCAGCACGGACGCGATGACCACGACCGCGGTGGACTGCGTGGTCAGATAAAGGCTGGTCAGGCTCGCGCCAACGGTGTTGCTCACGTGCGTGCTGTTCTTGTCCTTGGCACGGCGCGGTGATGTGGTCATGCCCTGCTTGATGGAAATCAGCCCGACGCGTGCGAAGCGGCGGCGGGCGACGGCTTAGATTGAGCGCGATGAGTACTGAACGGCGCCGGGCACGCAGGCAGCCCACCAAACTGTGGCGGGCACCCGTGCTCCGCACCGAACGGATCACTCCCCGGATGGCGAGGATCACGGTCGGCGGGCCGCAGATCGACGATTTCGTCGGGTCCGGCACGGACGAGAACGTGATGCTCTACCTCTACGAACCCGGTGCCGACCTGCCCGAGCCGCTGACACTGGAGTCGGCGCGGGTGGCGATGTCGCGCGTGCGGCCGTACATGCGCACGTACACGATCAGCAGGCACGATCCCGCGGCCAACGAGATCGACTTCGACTTCGTGCTGCACGGCGACCACGGGCCCGCGTCCAAGTGGGCGTCCAACGCGGCGATCGGTGACGAGGTGATCTTCGTCGGACCGTCGCCCGCCTACCAGCCGGACCTGACCGCGGCGTGGCACCTGCTGATCGGCGACGAGACCGCCCTGCCCGCGATCGGGTCGATCACGCGGGCGTTGCCGGGGGCGACGATCCGGGCGTTCGTCGAGGTCGAGGACGTGGCCGAGCAGCAGGACCTCGACGTGACGTGGGTTCACCGAAACGGTGTTCCAGCAGGTAGCAGCGAGCCGTTGGTCAAGGCGCTGGCAGCCGCGGACTTCCCGGACGGCAAGCCCGCGGTCTGGGCGGCCGGCGAGCGGCAGGTCATGCAGGCC
This window contains:
- a CDS encoding TetR/AcrR family transcriptional regulator yields the protein MKLPRRQRREQLLAQATKVFADKGYASTGLEDVAAAAGVSRMILYRHFESKADLYRAACERAGERLAAATGDELTESTVGALVRWAAKETAEFRLLFHQAAREADFRADIDALRAELIETLRHRMRDLIPDRRWAKWAANLALTVTVEATMAWLEVGSPDPDQAADRITETVQAVITAAIRH
- the rplA gene encoding 50S ribosomal protein L1 codes for the protein MAKRSKAYRQAAELVDKERLYSPLEAAKLAKETSKVKMDATVEVAIRLGVDPRKADQMVRGTVNLPHGTGKTARVIVFATGDKAAEAEAAGADAVGAEDLIERIQGGWLDFDAAIATPDQMAKVGRIARILGPRGLMPNPKTGTVTPAVAKAVADIKGGKINFRVDKQANLHLVIGKASFDDDKLVENYAAALDEILRAKPSSAKGKYLKKVTFTTTMGPGIPVDPARTRNLLADEAAAV
- the rplK gene encoding 50S ribosomal protein L11; translated protein: MPPKKKKLAAIIKLQITAGQANPAPPVGPALGQHGVNIMEFCKAYNAATESQRGTVVPVEISVYEDRSFDFKLKTPPAAKLLLKAAGVDKGSGEPHRVKVAKVTWDQVKEIAQQKQADLNANDIDQAAKIIAGTARSMGITVE
- the secE gene encoding preprotein translocase subunit SecE, coding for MSEEPGKDREEDKKPQSRPVTAAARRERRASARPAARKDAAPAAKAKPKSKPADGEALTEGKKGRATPSRDGKEKRAGVFARLFRFLKEVVAELRKVIWPTRKQMITYTAVVLVFLAVMVAIIAGLDLGIGKGVQSIFG
- the rpmG gene encoding 50S ribosomal protein L33, with the protein product MAATDVRPKITLACEVCKHRNYITRKNRRNDPDRIELKKFCPNCKTHQAHKETR
- the nusG gene encoding transcription termination/antitermination protein NusG; the encoded protein is MTSENGAAGGQGLTSPADDEVVAIQDEETLAQAETDEDVDDVDVDAAGEQDAAEDETVAAEAEAEEDPVAELREALRRAPGDWYVIHSYAGYENKVKTNLETRIQTLDMEDYIFQVEVPTEEVTEIKNGQRKQVQRKVLPGYILVRMDLNDPSWSAVRNTPGVTGFVGATSKPSPLTIDEVAKFLLPQVEQTKPAAGKPTATATKPTVEVDFEVGESVTVMDGPFATLPATINEVNADAQKLKVLVSIFGRETPVELSFSQVSKI
- a CDS encoding MaoC family dehydratase; protein product: MTAVGDELPSLTVHVTRKDLVRYAGASLDFNPIHWNESFAKEVGLPDVIAHGMLTMALAGRVITQWVGDPGKVLQYGVRFTRPVVVPNDDKGATVELSGKVRDVNEDGTVRVDITAKFDGKTVLGKAQALLKLS
- a CDS encoding siderophore-interacting protein, which translates into the protein MSTERRRARRQPTKLWRAPVLRTERITPRMARITVGGPQIDDFVGSGTDENVMLYLYEPGADLPEPLTLESARVAMSRVRPYMRTYTISRHDPAANEIDFDFVLHGDHGPASKWASNAAIGDEVIFVGPSPAYQPDLTAAWHLLIGDETALPAIGSITRALPGATIRAFVEVEDVAEQQDLDVTWVHRNGVPAGSSEPLVKALAAADFPDGKPAVWAAGERQVMQAVREVLVEKGIERASVRPATYWRLGHAGS
- a CDS encoding putative bifunctional diguanylate cyclase/phosphodiesterase, which encodes MAERPDVVEPVDETPLVRRFRFYSISVVLIGLLGALLVSWWMPPTDYTTDHIWTGLLLVLGFLIAEQLAINVDVRSGVSWSISFTEIPLAIGLFVAPFELVLLAHVIAGVSTLLIRGVHDRVLYNAGVLVIEISTAFAVLQAFRLSLAGVGPDWAGPFVGAFAAPVSSTLLGLVTVYVLGRRIRLSAGILLVGRTLVLGMVNSAVGVVGYVVTVQEEGGWPLILLALSGFGALYVAYSGLLRDQRDLEALSQVGLIVARSGQQAAAKPATGLDDVSAGVANDEWHAIAERIKDQLSATRVVLHIRFDPQAPMRTVVAGTDLPQELNTGDVTGSKGDPLLRLPGSHVRHFRRIDAMPEIRQSLLRRDATEALVVPLRSASHLLGVVEAHDRQSRWRGFGTADMRLIGTMASHLATALDNRRLLSRLRHDAYHDPLTGLLNRPGFRQAATEALRSDPQAMVVRIDLDVLSTVSDALGYAWGDRMVSAAARRIRDTLGPESMIARLEGMAFAALMHGRPIDEMHALAERLRDMLIAPYIVERLTLDAGAVVGFVSAAMEDEQTVVDVDTLLQHADVAVRAAKAGGEPVRAYMPSMGQIFLRRFQLVTQFRHAVETGQVKVHYQPKVALPSRNVLGVEALVRWTHPEYGDLHPDEFVPAIEAAGLVGALTGFVMEQALTKVRKWLDKGLRISAAVNISVRSLAEQDFPEQVSDLLTRYGVPPELLTLELTESGVMADPQKALPVLRRLHALGVVLAVDDFGTGYSSLAYLRQLPVDEVKIDKSFVFGMGTDLSDLAVVRSIVELGHSLGLSVVAEGVEEDVARDQLSAMGCDVIQGYLISRPLSESRLEAWLQARTTKTPGRMDETVLTLLS
- a CDS encoding pyridoxal phosphate-dependent aminotransferase codes for the protein MSAGEEQQVRPRVSVRIGGISESATLAVDAKAKALKAAGRPVIGFGAGEPDFPTPDAIVQAAVQAAGDPRNHRYTPAAGLPELRAAIAAKTKRDSGYEIDASQVIVTNGGKHAVYQTCATLLDPGDEVILPAPYWTTYPESITLAGGVPVPVVTDETQGYLVTVEQLEAARTPRTKALMFVSPSNPTGAVYPREQVEAIGRWAVEHGIWVIADEIYEHLVYDGAKAESMPVVVPELADTCVIVNGVAKTYAMTGWRVGWMIAPKDVTKAAANLQSHLSSNVANVSQRAALAAVSGPLDAVREMHTAFDRRRQAIVRMLSQIPGVEVPTPKGAFYVYPSVKGLLGKEIRGVRPRTSTELAALILEHAEVAVVPGEAFGTPGYFRLSYALGDEDLATGMTRMANLLQEAR
- a CDS encoding FAS1-like dehydratase domain-containing protein, with protein sequence MALDPSFIGRSYPASPVYQVSRAKIREFAEAIGDDNPLYSDPAAAQAAGYSDVVTPPTFLTIINLAAINVVINDPELGLDYSRMVHGDQSFVYNRQVRAGDELRVIVHIEDIMHRASNDFINMRADIVDADDEIVVISYAQLVVRDAVKPEEAAV